One window of the Anopheles cruzii chromosome 2, idAnoCruzAS_RS32_06, whole genome shotgun sequence genome contains the following:
- the LOC128278805 gene encoding sodium channel protein Nach-like has product MVDEVLQLNNYTIEKAIDALGLICNDFIVSCYWAGKKFPCFDKNAFLGWIGSTSHYGACCSLNYHPNEEKNSIPYAVNTYGMHGGLSVIGTGYPQASDGKSGALYSEGFMLMVHHPHDFAVEDAPLTLLRLGKETFVNVLPTDSRCSEQVLALPQSQRKCIIGSDFHPPIAYYRQPACTLDCVRKEVHRKCGCHPFHLPRPRATKIRNCTVYDSICFIENYYMFKRLKCDCFPACSDVTYTTTSFVTDFSAQQFSINPFYAETNLTKFEFIFHIFLSNQVVEANRRIVVVSWISLLSNLGGAFSLCLGISVLSLCEILFFSTIRLRKTYLSLKQRQGHKINLVAPIER; this is encoded by the exons ATGGTCGACGAAGTACTACAACTGAACAACTACACCATCGAGAAGGCCATCGATGCGCTCGGGCTGATCTGTAATGACTTCATCGTAAGCTGCTACTGGGCCGGTAAGAAGTTTCCGTGTTTCGACAAGAATGCCTTTCTCGGGTGGATCGGATCGACCAGCCATTACGGGGCCTGTTGTTCGCTCAACTATCACCCGAATGAGGAGAAAAATAGTATTCCATACGCCGTCAACACGTACGGTATGCACGGGGGTCTGAGCGTCATTGGCACAGGATATCCACAAGCTTCCGATGGAAAATCGGGTGCCCTGTACTCGGAAGGCTTCATG CTAATGGTACACCATCCTCACGATTTTGCCGTGGAAGACGCCCCCCTAACGCTGCTACGTTTGGGCAAAGAGACCTTCGTCAACGTGCTGCCAACCGATTCGCGGTGCTCGGAGCAAGTTCTTGCGCTGCCCCAATCACAACGGAAATGTATTATTGGAAGTGACTTCCACCCACCGATAGCATACTATCGCCAGCCGGCCTGCACGCTGGATTGTGTGCGAAAGGAGGTTCACCGTAAGTGCGGTTGTCATCCGTTCCATTTGCCAAGACCACGAGCTACGAAAATTCGTAACTGTACCGTTTacgattcaatttgtttcatcGAAAACTACT ATATGTTCAAACGATTGAAGTGTGACTGTTTTCCGGCTTGCAGCGACGTTACCTACACGACCACATCGTTTGTGACAGACTTTTCTGCCCAGCAATTCTCGATAAATCCATTCTA TGCGGAAACCAACCTGactaaatttgaatttatcttTCACATCTTCCTGAGCAACCAAGTTGTGGAGGCCAACAGAAGAATCGTCGTTGTATCGTGGATATCACTACTTT CCAACCTTGGAGGAGCCTTCAGTCTGTGCCTTGGCATTAGCGTTCTTTCGCTGTGTGAGATACTGTTTTTCAGTACAATCCGTTTGCGCAAAACTTATCTGTCACTGAAACAACGTCAAGGACATAAAATCAACCTAGTCGCACCAATTGAACGCTGA
- the LOC128278806 gene encoding uncharacterized protein LOC128278806: MQIPPVQGVFQPRPVRVSQLPHYQQRHHLKGSLGHRFPRVHSTRLLWNAFKETFYDFTSVSKIHGSHYLQRHVTRGPSRVLWVGIILSFFVFGVALIVLLWQKFLDNPTRVTIASDMKLVEVPFPGVTLCHPQSVVEYKAKRFVERM, encoded by the coding sequence ATGCAGATCCCTCCGGTGCAAGGAGTATTTCAACCGAGGCCTGTGCGTGTTTCGCAACTACCCCACTACCAGCAGCGCCATCACTTGAAGGGCAGCCTTGGCCATCGTTTTCCGCGTGTTCATTCGACACGCTTGCTGTGGAATGCGTTTAAGGAAACGTTCTACGACTTTACGTCCGTTTCGAAAATCCACGGAAGCCACTACCTCCAGAGGCACGTAACGCGTGGCCCGTCACGGGTACTGTGGGTCGGTATCATACTGTCGTTCTTCGTCTTCGGCGTTGCGCTGATAGTTTTACTATGGCAAAAGTTCCTCGACAACCCGACCAGGGTAACGATTGCCTCCGATATGAAGCTCGTGGAAGTACCGTTCCCTGGCGTTACCCTGTGCCATCCACAGAGTGTAGTCGAGTATAAGGCGAAACGTTTCGTTGAACGCATGTAA